One Cupriavidus oxalaticus genomic region harbors:
- a CDS encoding indolepyruvate ferredoxin oxidoreductase family protein, with amino-acid sequence MNAPLPHTLLDTLASASLDDKYTLDKGRVYMSGVQALVRLPMLQKARDRAAGLNTAGFISGYRGSPLGGVDQALWKAKKHLADNDVVFQPGVNEDLAATAVWGSQQVNLFPNASRDGVFSMWYGKGPGVDRSIDVLKHANSAGSSRHGGVLLLAGDDHAAKSSTVAHQSEHVLQAAGIPVLYPANVQEYLDYGLHGWAMSRYSGLWVSMKCVTDVVESTASVEIDPDRVQVVLPQDFAMPAGGLNIRWPDTPLEQEARLLDHKWYAALAYVRANRLNRVVLDSPNARFGIMTAGKAYLDVRQALADLGLDDETCARIGIRVYKVGCVWPLEAHGAREFATGLEEILVVEEKRQILEYALKEELYNWREDVRPKVFGKFDQRGNDGGEWSVPRGNWLLPAHYELSPALIAKAIARRLERFDLPEAVRARIAARVAVIEAKEREAAQPRISAERKPWFCSGCPHNTSTRVPEGSRALAGIGCHYMTLWMDRNTDTFSQMGGEGVAWTGQMHFTGDKHVFANLGDGTYFHSGLLAIRASIAAKANITYKILFNDAVAMTGGQPIDGVLTVPQIAHQVLAEGAKKLVVVTDEPQKYGDGGMLPSGVTVFHRDQLDAVQLELRDTEGVTILIYDQTCATEKRRRRKRGTYPDPAKRAFINDAVCEGCGDCSAKSNCLSVEPLETELGTKRRINQSSCNKDFSCVNGFCPSFVTAEGAQVRKPAAAGGKGAGADFEALPMPALPALERPYGVLVTGVGGTGVVTIGGLLGMAAHLERKGVTVLDMAGLAQKGGAVISHVQIAPAPHDLHATRIATGDARLVIGGDAIVSASAEVLSKTRHGVTAAVVNSANTPTAEFIKNPKWRFPGASAEQDLRNSVGEASAFIDASAWAVTLLADAIYSNPLLLGFAWQKGWIPLQHASLLRAIELNGVSVDKNRQAFEWGRYLAHHGEAAVKALLPDAPAQTAHVVALPQTLDTLIRKREAMLTDYQNAAYAQRYREAVERIRAAEQKLGADRKLPLTEAVARNLAKLMAYKDEYEVARLYADPAFLDKLRAQFEGEPGRDYQLNFWLAPPTLGNAGKTDSKGHPVKRRFGPRTLTAFRLLARLKGLRGTAFDVFGKTAERRAERALVADYLAMVDEFAASLGADKLDTALALAALPDDIRGYGHVKEAGMQAAAERREALLAQYRGTARRAAA; translated from the coding sequence GTGAACGCACCGCTACCCCACACCCTGCTCGACACCCTGGCCAGCGCCAGCCTGGACGACAAGTACACCCTGGACAAAGGCCGCGTCTACATGAGCGGCGTCCAGGCGCTGGTCCGGCTGCCGATGCTGCAGAAGGCGCGCGACCGCGCCGCCGGCCTGAACACGGCCGGCTTTATCTCCGGCTACCGCGGCTCGCCGCTGGGCGGCGTCGACCAGGCGCTGTGGAAGGCCAAGAAACACCTGGCGGACAACGACGTTGTGTTCCAGCCCGGCGTCAACGAAGACCTTGCCGCCACCGCGGTGTGGGGGTCGCAGCAGGTCAACCTGTTCCCCAACGCCTCGCGCGATGGCGTGTTCTCGATGTGGTATGGCAAGGGCCCGGGCGTGGACCGGTCCATCGACGTGCTCAAGCACGCCAATTCGGCCGGCTCGTCGCGCCATGGCGGCGTGCTGCTGCTGGCCGGCGACGACCATGCCGCCAAGTCCTCCACCGTCGCGCACCAGTCCGAGCACGTGCTGCAGGCCGCCGGCATCCCGGTGCTGTATCCGGCCAACGTGCAGGAATATCTCGACTACGGCCTGCACGGCTGGGCCATGAGCCGCTATTCCGGCCTGTGGGTGTCGATGAAGTGCGTCACCGACGTGGTCGAGTCGACCGCCTCGGTCGAGATCGACCCCGACCGCGTGCAGGTGGTGCTGCCGCAAGACTTTGCCATGCCGGCCGGCGGCCTCAATATCCGCTGGCCCGATACCCCGCTGGAACAGGAAGCGCGCCTGCTCGACCACAAGTGGTATGCGGCGCTGGCCTATGTCCGCGCCAACCGCCTGAACCGCGTGGTGCTCGATTCGCCCAACGCGCGCTTCGGCATCATGACCGCCGGCAAGGCTTACCTGGACGTGCGCCAGGCGCTGGCCGACCTCGGCCTCGACGACGAGACCTGCGCCCGCATCGGCATCCGCGTCTACAAGGTGGGCTGCGTGTGGCCGCTTGAAGCGCATGGCGCGCGTGAATTCGCCACCGGCCTGGAAGAGATCCTGGTGGTGGAAGAGAAGCGCCAGATCCTGGAATACGCGCTCAAGGAAGAGCTGTACAACTGGCGCGAGGACGTGCGGCCCAAGGTGTTCGGCAAGTTCGACCAGCGCGGCAACGACGGCGGCGAATGGTCGGTGCCGCGCGGCAACTGGCTGCTGCCGGCGCACTACGAGCTGTCGCCGGCGCTGATCGCCAAGGCCATCGCCCGGCGGCTGGAGCGCTTCGACCTGCCGGAAGCCGTGCGCGCCCGCATCGCCGCGCGCGTCGCCGTGATCGAGGCCAAGGAGCGCGAGGCCGCGCAGCCGCGCATCTCGGCCGAGCGCAAGCCCTGGTTCTGCTCGGGCTGCCCGCACAACACCTCCACGCGCGTGCCGGAAGGCTCGCGCGCGCTGGCCGGCATCGGCTGCCACTACATGACGTTGTGGATGGACCGCAATACCGACACCTTCAGCCAGATGGGCGGCGAAGGGGTGGCGTGGACCGGCCAGATGCATTTCACCGGCGACAAGCACGTGTTCGCCAACCTGGGCGACGGCACGTACTTCCACTCGGGGCTGCTGGCGATCCGCGCCTCGATCGCGGCCAAGGCCAACATTACCTACAAGATCCTGTTCAACGACGCGGTGGCGATGACCGGCGGCCAGCCCATCGACGGCGTGCTGACGGTGCCGCAGATCGCCCACCAGGTGCTGGCCGAGGGCGCGAAGAAGCTGGTCGTCGTCACCGACGAGCCGCAGAAGTACGGCGACGGCGGCATGCTGCCGTCCGGCGTGACGGTGTTCCATCGCGACCAGCTCGATGCCGTGCAGCTGGAGCTGCGCGACACCGAGGGCGTCACCATCCTGATCTACGACCAGACCTGCGCCACCGAGAAGCGCCGCCGCCGCAAGCGCGGCACGTATCCCGATCCGGCCAAACGCGCCTTTATCAACGACGCGGTGTGCGAAGGCTGCGGCGACTGCTCGGCCAAGTCCAACTGCCTGTCGGTGGAACCGCTGGAGACCGAGCTGGGCACCAAGCGCCGCATCAACCAGTCGTCGTGCAACAAGGATTTCTCCTGCGTCAACGGCTTCTGCCCCAGCTTTGTCACCGCCGAGGGCGCGCAGGTGCGCAAGCCGGCGGCGGCGGGCGGCAAGGGCGCCGGCGCCGATTTCGAGGCGCTGCCGATGCCTGCGCTGCCGGCACTGGAACGGCCGTACGGCGTGCTGGTGACGGGCGTGGGCGGCACCGGCGTGGTGACCATCGGCGGCCTGCTCGGCATGGCCGCGCACCTGGAACGCAAGGGCGTCACCGTGCTCGACATGGCGGGCCTGGCGCAGAAGGGCGGAGCGGTGATCAGCCACGTGCAGATCGCCCCGGCGCCGCACGACCTGCATGCCACGCGTATCGCCACCGGCGACGCGCGGCTGGTGATCGGCGGCGACGCCATCGTCTCGGCCTCGGCCGAGGTGCTGTCCAAGACCCGGCACGGCGTGACCGCTGCGGTGGTCAACAGCGCCAACACCCCGACCGCCGAGTTCATCAAGAACCCGAAGTGGAGATTCCCCGGCGCCAGCGCCGAGCAGGACCTGCGCAACAGCGTGGGCGAGGCCAGCGCCTTTATCGATGCCAGCGCCTGGGCCGTCACGCTGCTGGCGGATGCCATCTACTCCAACCCGCTGCTGCTCGGCTTTGCCTGGCAGAAGGGCTGGATCCCGCTGCAGCATGCCAGCCTGCTGCGCGCGATCGAGCTCAATGGCGTGTCGGTCGACAAGAACCGGCAGGCGTTCGAATGGGGCCGGTATCTCGCGCACCACGGCGAGGCCGCGGTCAAGGCGCTGCTGCCGGATGCGCCGGCGCAGACGGCCCACGTGGTGGCGTTGCCGCAGACGCTCGACACGCTGATCCGCAAGCGCGAGGCGATGCTGACGGACTACCAGAACGCCGCGTACGCGCAGCGCTACCGTGAAGCCGTCGAGCGCATCCGCGCCGCCGAGCAGAAGCTGGGCGCCGACCGCAAGCTGCCGCTGACCGAAGCGGTGGCGCGCAACCTGGCCAAGCTGATGGCGTACAAGGACGAGTACGAGGTGGCGCGCCTGTACGCCGATCCGGCGTTCCTCGACAAGCTGCGCGCGCAGTTCGAAGGCGAGCCCGGCCGCGACTACCAGCTCAATTTCTGGCTGGCCCCGCCCACGCTGGGGAATGCGGGCAAGACTGACAGCAAGGGCCATCCGGTGAAGCGCCGCTTCGGCCCGCGCACCCTGACAGCCTTCCGCCTGCTGGCCCGCCTGAAGGGCCTGCGCGGCACCGCGTTCGATGTGTTCGGCAAGACCGCGGAGCGCCGCGCCGAGCGCGCGCTGGTGGCCGACTACCTGGCCATGGTCGACGAGTTCGCCGCCTCGCTGGGCGCCGACAAGCTCGACACCGCGCTGGCGCTGGCCGCATTGCCCGACGACATCCGCGGCTACGGCCATGTCAAGGAAGCCGGCATGCAGGCTGCGGCCGAGCGCCGCGAAGCCCTGCTGGCGCAGTATCGCGGGACGGCACGCCGAGCCGCGGCCTGA
- a CDS encoding transporter, with protein MQAGIVEAGYGSDPVGLVSGFLFAPGGAVREIDSRGAAAWLQQAQPEAAHERPFRPFLWLHFNLSHSACERWMKAHLGLPHEFFEALRQGSRSTRIERQDAALLAVVNDVIYNFGVTSTDISTMWAHADHRLLVTARARPLRSVDRLREAVRHDEAFRSPLDLMVHLLRDQADVLVQIVRETGVTVDQIEDQLLSQRLHGNRADLGAMRRGLVRLQRLLAPEPGALFRLLNRPPAWLQESDLQELRESTEEFSLVLNDLAALVERIKLLQEEIAAKLNEQTNRTLFTLTLVTVLALPINIVAGFFGMNVGGIPLAGHPHGFWVLVALVASFTVLAGRWAFRKQAG; from the coding sequence ATGCAAGCGGGCATTGTCGAGGCGGGCTATGGATCGGACCCGGTCGGCCTGGTCAGCGGTTTCCTGTTCGCGCCCGGCGGGGCCGTGCGCGAGATCGATTCGCGGGGCGCGGCGGCGTGGCTGCAGCAGGCGCAGCCGGAGGCCGCGCATGAGCGACCCTTCCGCCCCTTCCTCTGGCTGCATTTCAACCTGTCGCACAGCGCCTGCGAACGCTGGATGAAAGCGCACCTGGGGTTGCCGCACGAGTTCTTCGAAGCGCTGCGCCAGGGCTCGCGCTCGACCCGGATCGAGCGGCAGGACGCCGCCTTGCTGGCCGTGGTCAACGACGTGATCTATAACTTCGGCGTCACGTCGACGGACATTTCGACCATGTGGGCCCACGCCGACCACCGCCTGCTGGTCACGGCCCGGGCGCGGCCGCTGCGCTCGGTGGACCGGCTGCGCGAGGCGGTGCGGCACGACGAGGCGTTCCGCTCGCCGCTGGACCTGATGGTGCACCTGCTGCGCGACCAGGCCGACGTGCTGGTGCAGATCGTGCGTGAGACCGGCGTGACCGTCGACCAGATCGAGGACCAGTTGCTGTCGCAGCGCCTGCACGGCAACCGGGCCGACCTGGGCGCGATGCGGCGCGGGCTGGTGCGGCTGCAACGGCTGCTGGCGCCCGAGCCGGGGGCGCTGTTCCGGCTGCTGAACCGGCCGCCGGCGTGGCTGCAGGAATCCGACCTGCAGGAGCTGCGCGAATCGACCGAAGAGTTCTCGCTGGTGCTCAACGACCTGGCCGCGCTGGTCGAACGCATCAAGCTGCTGCAGGAAGAGATCGCCGCCAAGCTCAACGAGCAGACCAACCGCACGCTGTTCACGCTGACGCTGGTGACCGTGCTGGCGCTGCCGATCAATATCGTCGCCGGCTTCTTCGGCATGAACGTGGGCGGCATCCCGCTGGCCGGGCACCCGCACGGTTTCTGGGTACTGGTGGCGCTGGTGGCCAGCTTCACCGTGCTGGCGGGGCGCTGGGCGTTCCGCAAGCAGGCGGGGTAG
- a CDS encoding DUF2501 domain-containing protein — MAVFSVAATVRRTAWLAVPASLLVLSGIANAQLGDMLKSSPLGGGSTGSTQGAAGALSGLGLSPSSLTSGTAGNAAGVIEFCMKNNYLNADAATSAVKDKLLGSVSGGTQDSGYTDGSRGILSTSGGNKLDLSGSSLKAEVTRQVCDKILAQGKSML, encoded by the coding sequence ATGGCCGTCTTCTCCGTTGCCGCCACCGTGCGCCGCACCGCGTGGCTTGCAGTCCCCGCGTCACTGCTTGTCCTGTCCGGCATCGCCAATGCGCAGCTCGGCGACATGCTGAAATCGTCGCCCCTGGGCGGCGGCAGCACCGGCTCTACCCAGGGCGCTGCCGGTGCGCTAAGCGGCCTGGGGCTGTCGCCGTCATCGCTTACGTCCGGCACGGCCGGCAACGCCGCCGGCGTGATCGAGTTCTGCATGAAGAACAACTACCTGAACGCCGATGCCGCCACATCGGCGGTGAAGGACAAGCTGCTCGGCTCGGTGTCCGGCGGGACCCAGGACAGCGGCTACACCGATGGCTCGCGTGGCATCCTGTCCACCAGCGGCGGCAACAAGCTCGACCTGAGCGGCAGCAGCCTGAAGGCTGAAGTCACCAGGCAGGTCTGCGACAAGATCCTGGCACAGGGCAAGTCCATGCTCTGA